The sequence ACAAGCGAATCATCGAGGCCGTGACGGCGGTCGAATCGCTCGCCGAGTGTCGCGTGGTCGTGCTCACGGGGGCCGGCGGGCACTTCTGCTCCGGCCTCGACCTCAAAGCGATCCTGCGGGAGGGGCCCGTGCCGCCCGAACAGCGCGACGCCGATCTGCGCGATTACTTCCACGGCCTGATCCGTGCCGTGCGCGGCTGCAGCCGTCCGACCATCGCGGCCGTCGACGGGGCCGCCGCCGGGTTCGGCTGCGACCTGGCGCTGGCGTGCGATCTGCGCCTCGTGAGCGACCGCGCCCGGTTTGGCGAGATCTTCGTCCGGCGCGGGCTCATGCCGGACGGCGGCAGTACGTTCCTGTTGCCGCGCATCGTCGGCCTCGGTCGCGCGCTCGAAATGATGCTCACGGGAGAACTCGTCGACGCGCGCGAGGCGCATCGCATCGGCCTGGCCAACCGCGTCTACCCGGCGGACGAGCTGCACGATGCGGCGTGGGCGTTCGCTATCGAGCTGGCCAAGGGGGCGCCGCTGTCGCACCGCGCGGTCAAGCGCGCGGTCGCACTGTCGCTCGAGTCGGATTTCGACGCGGCGCTCGACCGCGAGCGCGCGTACCAGCTCGAGCTGTTGCAGTCGCGCGATTTCATGGAAGGCGTGACCGCCTTCCTGCAAAAGCGCGCGCCGGAGTTCAAGGGCGAATAGCCGCCCGGCGCGCCGGCGGCCGGCCGCCGGTGTCGCGTTCGCGGCGGCCGCGCGCGAGTCGTGGGCCGGCGGGGGCGCCGGCCCGTCAAATCGTCTCGCAGAACTCGATGCGCCGCGGCACCTTGTACGGCGCGAGGTTGCGCGCGCAATGATCGATGATCTCTTCCGCCTGGCACTTACTGCGCGCCACGACCTTCGCGACGACGACGCTGCCGGTGAGCGGGTCGTGCACCACGCTCACCTGGGCGCGTTTGACCTTCGGGAACGCCTCGAGGCATCCCTCCACTTCGCCGAGGGCGACCCGCTTGCCGTCCACCTTGACGAGGTCGTCCTCGCGGCCCTTGAGCGAGATCCGGCCGCTGCGGTCGATGGTCGCGCGGTCTCCGGTCCGCAGCCATCCCTTCGCGTCGGTCTGGCCGACCGGCGTGCGCACCTTGCCCTTGGCCTTGACCGGGGCCGCGACCTCCTCGTACGGGCCGACGGCCACGCCGCTGACGGAGTCGCCCTTGACCCACAGGATGCCCTCCTTGCCCGCCGCGATCTTGCCGCCATCCGGCGTGGTGAGTTTGACCTGGACGCCGTCGATCGGCTTGCCCACGGACGTGACCGGCTTGCCGGCCGTGTTGACGCTCACCAACCCGGTCTCGGTCGAGTGGTACGTCGGCATGAGCTTGACCGCATACCCGGCGAAGAAGGAATCGGCCACGTCCTTCGGCAGGGCCGAGCCGCCGGACAGGTAGCGCGGGTTGTCGACCTCGACGTGCCGCGCCGTCGGCAGTCGTGCCATCTCGGCGTACATCGTCGGCATCGCGGGCATGACGTCGATGCGCTGGTCGCGCACGATCTTGGCGAGGCGGCGCGCCGAGACCTCCTCTTCGAGAAACAGCGTGCCGCCGGTCTTCAGGACCGGCAGCAACCCGAGGTCCCAGCCGTACGCGTGAAACAGGGGCACCGCGCACAGGATGCGCGACTGGTCGTCGATGCCGAGCGTGCCCACCGCATTGTCTGCGACCGCTTGCAGGTTCGCCTCGGTGCGGACGACGCCCTTCGGGTCGCCGAGGGAATCGGACGTAAACAGCACCATCGCGGCGTCGACGCCGACGTCCGGTGGTTTCTGTTTGAACATCGTGCAGGTCAGCAGCGTGCCCTGCAGGCGGCGGCGCACCTCCTGCGGGGCGTCGCCGTCGGCGGCACCGCCGCCCGGTTGGGGCAGGGGGCCGCC comes from Deltaproteobacteria bacterium and encodes:
- a CDS encoding enoyl-CoA hydratase; the protein is MPADDVRVVDRDGVRWIELHRPESRNGLTVEVNKRIIEAVTAVESLAECRVVVLTGAGGHFCSGLDLKAILREGPVPPEQRDADLRDYFHGLIRAVRGCSRPTIAAVDGAAAGFGCDLALACDLRLVSDRARFGEIFVRRGLMPDGGSTFLLPRIVGLGRALEMMLTGELVDAREAHRIGLANRVYPADELHDAAWAFAIELAKGAPLSHRAVKRAVALSLESDFDAALDRERAYQLELLQSRDFMEGVTAFLQKRAPEFKGE
- a CDS encoding long-chain fatty acid--CoA ligase; this encodes MTLLYDWLKKAAKAQGNNKALVYRDNYLSWRGLLHRVDRRAQEFKSMNIEAGDWVGLMLGNVPDFVILALALSKLDVVVVPVDPTTGSRELELVLAAAPMRALVTRPRGSEGGPLPQPGGGAADGDAPQEVRRRLQGTLLTCTMFKQKPPDVGVDAAMVLFTSDSLGDPKGVVRTEANLQAVADNAVGTLGIDDQSRILCAVPLFHAYGWDLGLLPVLKTGGTLFLEEEVSARRLAKIVRDQRIDVMPAMPTMYAEMARLPTARHVEVDNPRYLSGGSALPKDVADSFFAGYAVKLMPTYHSTETGLVSVNTAGKPVTSVGKPIDGVQVKLTTPDGGKIAAGKEGILWVKGDSVSGVAVGPYEEVAAPVKAKGKVRTPVGQTDAKGWLRTGDRATIDRSGRISLKGREDDLVKVDGKRVALGEVEGCLEAFPKVKRAQVSVVHDPLTGSVVVAKVVARSKCQAEEIIDHCARNLAPYKVPRRIEFCETI